A stretch of the Acyrthosiphon pisum isolate AL4f chromosome A2, pea_aphid_22Mar2018_4r6ur, whole genome shotgun sequence genome encodes the following:
- the LOC103308140 gene encoding shaggy-related protein kinase GSK2-like: MELAPTNLDHAIRRLAAAGRTASASHGKLYAYQMFRGLEYVHETAGLCHRDVKPSNLLLYPVTGVLKLCDFGSAKDLLDGEPNTRYACSRHYRAPELLFDQTPDAPDYTVAVDVWSAGCVYAELTAGAPLYPGTSVPHQRTLVARPPAFPGWAPADAIRLMASTLRFDPSARPTASEACDHECFDELRRPGGHHLPPLFDDYDDADNNDDDNDDDYGYA, encoded by the coding sequence ATGGAATTGGCACCGACCAACTTGGACCACGCGATCCGACGGCTGGCCGCGGCCGGCCGGACGGCGAGCGCGAGCCACGGCAAGCTGTACGCGTACCAGATGTTCAGGGGCTTAGAGTACGTGCACGAGACGGCGGGACTGTGCCACAGGGACGTGAAACCGAGCAACCTGTTGCTGTATCCGGTCACGGGCGTGCTCAAGCTGTGCGACTTTGGCAGCGCGAAGGACCTGTTGGACGGCGAGCCGAACACTCGATACGCTTGTTCCCGCCACTACCGGGCGCCCGAGCTGCTGTTCGACCAAACGCCCGACGCGCCCGACTACACCGTCGCGGTGGACGTGTGGAGCGCCGGTTGCGTGTACGCCGAACTCACGGCGGGCGCTCCCCTGTACCCGGGAACGAGCGTGCCGCACCAGCGAACATTGGTCGCGCGGCCGCCGGCGTTCCCGGGTTGGGCCCCGGCCGACGCGATCCGGTTGATGGCGTCCACGCTCCGGTTCGACCCGTCCGCCAGGCCGACGGCGTCGGAAGCGTGTGACCACGAGTGTTTCGACGAGCTCAGACGACCGGGCGGCCACCACTTGCCGCCGCTGTTCGACGACTACGACGATGCCGATAACAACGACGATGACAACGACGATGACTACGGATACGCATGA